The Micromonospora violae DNA segment TCGCCGACGAGGCGATCGGGAGGTTGGCCGCATGGGTACGCCCGAAGCTGGGGCTCTGACCGAGGCGTTCGAGGTCGAACGTCGAGGGTTGTTCGCCCACGCGTACCGGATGCTCGGCGCGTACCACGAGGCCGAGGACGTCGTGCAGGACACGTACGTGCGGGCGCTGCGCGGGTGGGAGACGTTCGAGCGGCGATCGTCGCTGCGCACCTGGCTCTACCGGATCGCCACGAACGTCTGCCTCACCGTCCTCGAGGGCCGTGGGCGGCGCGCGCTCTCCCTCGGTCTCGGTCCGGACGGCCTGGGTCCGTGGCTTGAGCCGTTACCGACGGATCCGGTCGACCTGGTGACCGCGCGGGAGAGTGTGCGGCTCGCCTTCGTGGTGGGGTTGCATCACCTCGCCCCTCGGCAGCGGGCCGTTCTGCTGTTGCGTGAGGTGTTGGCCTTCTCGGCGGCCGAGACCGGGGAGGCGCTGGGCATGTCCGTGCCGGCGGTGAAGAGCGCCCTCCAACGGGCCAGAGCCCGACTCGCCGAGGTGGCGCCGGCCCGCGACGACGTGCTGGACGTCACCTCGCCCCGGGCCCGGGAGCTGCTCGCCAGGTACATGGCGGCGTGGGAGACATCCGACGCGGACGCGTTCCGCGAGGTGTTGCGCGCGGACGCGTCCATCGAACCGGTGGGCTCGCCGGTCTCGTACGCCGGTCGGGCGGCGTGCCTGGCCTTCGCCGGGCCCGCGCTGGGCAGTGCCGGGGATTGGCGGATGGCGGCGACCGAGGCGAACGGCCAGCCCGCAGCCGTGGCGTGGTTCCAGGGCGAGCCCTACGGTGTGGCGGTGTTGACGGTCGCCGACGACGGGATCGTCGCGATCACCCTCTTCGGGAACCCGAAGGTGGTGGAGCCCTTCGTCCGCGAGCCCGCTCGGGGTCGGTGATACGAGGGCTGCGGCCCTGCGGGTCTCCCGAGTGCTCAGCGGTTGAGGTACGCGGTGAGGCCACCGAGTTCCTCGCTGGCGATGAACACCGACCGCACGTTGAGGATGGCTTCCTCCACGTGGGTGGAGCAGCCCCACGCCGAGTCGCCCCACGAATCGGCGATCTTGATCTCGGCCGGCGCGGCGCACCCGGCGGCACCGCCGAGCTGACAGTGCTCGGGGTGCGGCGTGGCCGCCTGCGCGACAGCGGCGGCACGCATCTGCGCGGCGAGTTCCGCCGCGGCGGCGGCGCGCTGCTCAGCCTCGGCGCGCAGGTCCCGCTCCACGCGTAGCACCTTGGCCAGCTCGTCGTTGGCCGCCTTGGCGCGTGCCTCGGCGGCGAGTTTCGCCTGCTCGATGTGGTGGCGTTCGATGGCCAGGGCGGCGGTGCCGGCGAAGAGCCGGGCGAGCGCGAGGTCGGTGTCCTGCGGGACGCGCGGGGTGCGGTGATACATCGCGAAGGTGCCCAACAGGCCGCCGTCGCGGCCCAGGATCGGGGTCGACCAGCAGGCCGCCAACCCGGCCTGGTCAGCCAGGTCCCGGAAGTCGTTCCAGAATGGATCGGTGGTGATGTCGGTGACGATGACCGGTTCCCGCCGGTGCGCGGCGGTGCCGCACGAGCCGACACCCTCGCCGGTCGCGATGCCGTCGATGGCCTTGTTGTAGAAGTCGGGCAGGCTCGGCGCGGCGCCGTGGCGCAGGTGCCGGGCGTCGGGATCGGCGAGCAGGACGGAGACGAGCACCTCCTGCGGTGCGAGGTTCTCGATACAGCGGGCCATCCCGTCGAGCACCTCGACCAGCGGTGCCTGGCGGGCGATCTGCTCCAGCAGGGCACGGTGTTCGGCCATCAACCGCTGGGCATGCTTGACCTGGGTGGTCTCCACACCCAGCACCCGAACGCCGATCACATTGCCGTCGGCGTCCCGGCGCGGCTCGTAGGTGAAGTCGAAGAACGCCTCGCGCGACTGCGGGCCGCTGCCCAGCATCACCCGGACGTCCCGCCCGGTGTAGGGCTCACCCGTGCGCAGGACCTGATCCAGGAGCGCGATGAATCCCTGATCGGCCAGCTCAGGCATCAGTTCGGCGAGCGCGACCCCGACCCGGGCCCGTTCCTCGCCGACGGTGGCGAAGAACGCCGGGTTCGCCGTCTGCACCACGTGTGCGGGCCCCGCCAGAGACGCGAAGACGGCGATGGACTGCCCGAACAACGCCCGCAGGTCCTCCTCCGCTGCTCGCTCGGCAGCCGCCGGACCCGCAGCAGCGGTAGACCGTTGGTCTGGCACCGCGGTCATGGTGTGGTGTCGCCTCTCGTCTGCGGATAGGGGAACGGCCGATGGCGCCGCCGGGGGAGTGCGGGTC contains these protein-coding regions:
- a CDS encoding RNA polymerase subunit sigma-70, whose translation is MGTPEAGALTEAFEVERRGLFAHAYRMLGAYHEAEDVVQDTYVRALRGWETFERRSSLRTWLYRIATNVCLTVLEGRGRRALSLGLGPDGLGPWLEPLPTDPVDLVTARESVRLAFVVGLHHLAPRQRAVLLLREVLAFSAAETGEALGMSVPAVKSALQRARARLAEVAPARDDVLDVTSPRARELLARYMAAWETSDADAFREVLRADASIEPVGSPVSYAGRAACLAFAGPALGSAGDWRMAATEANGQPAAVAWFQGEPYGVAVLTVADDGIVAITLFGNPKVVEPFVREPARGR
- a CDS encoding GAF domain-containing protein is translated as MTAVPDQRSTAAAGPAAAERAAEEDLRALFGQSIAVFASLAGPAHVVQTANPAFFATVGEERARVGVALAELMPELADQGFIALLDQVLRTGEPYTGRDVRVMLGSGPQSREAFFDFTYEPRRDADGNVIGVRVLGVETTQVKHAQRLMAEHRALLEQIARQAPLVEVLDGMARCIENLAPQEVLVSVLLADPDARHLRHGAAPSLPDFYNKAIDGIATGEGVGSCGTAAHRREPVIVTDITTDPFWNDFRDLADQAGLAACWSTPILGRDGGLLGTFAMYHRTPRVPQDTDLALARLFAGTAALAIERHHIEQAKLAAEARAKAANDELAKVLRVERDLRAEAEQRAAAAAELAAQMRAAAVAQAATPHPEHCQLGGAAGCAAPAEIKIADSWGDSAWGCSTHVEEAILNVRSVFIASEELGGLTAYLNR